The segment TGAGACCTAAGTTAGCAGTGAGAAAAACTGGGCAGCATTGCAATCTACACTGCACAATGTTCACATCGTTCAGAACCAACACCAAATACTTGTGCAACTCAGGGGATGGGCACTGGCTAAAACAGATGGTTGCTTGCAAGCGATCTAGGAAAAGACCAAATGCTTAGATACTTCTCTCATTGATGGCCACTTTTCCCATCCCCACAGACATTTACTTTCCTTGGCCCAACACAATGGAGGAGTGTTTTTCTGAAGGCAAAGCTAAGGATATGAGGTAGTCTTGTGCGTAGGGAATTTTGGATCTGGGTATCTATAGCTCTCCTAGAAGTAGGCTGGGTGACTGTCTTCAGGGCATGTGTCTAGCATTAGTATGCgatgggaacttttttttttttcccccagtcctggatcttgaactcagggcttgggtactccccttgagattcttttgctccaggctagcactctactacttgagccacagtgccacttctggctttttctgtgtatatggtactgaagaattacacccagtgcttcatgcatgctaggtaagcactctaccactaagccacattcccagccctgggaacattttattataataaaaggTACATATATTTAGGATTATAAAATTAAACTTACTTTAGATACTTGGCCTATTTGGGTTCTTCCCAGTAGGTCAAGTACTTATCTTAAACCTTTGTCTTTGAAGTAACCTCTCTGGACAAGAAAATTTAGGTAATTTGAGTTGGCTAACCAAGGCACAAATTCCAACTTCAACTAAAACCAGTCGATTTCCAGCATCATCTGTCTCCATAGTGATGGTGGTGGCCATAATAAGTGAAGACCTTGAAGTGCCACCAGCCCCACACAGCAGATACTGAAGTGGTTAAAACAGTTTTACGAGCAAATAAGTACCCATttgaagaaaaccagagaaagacTATGACCGTCTAATTAATGACACTCTGTCAAGAACACTAAACATAAACACAggataaattttatttaaagatcTACATAAAATACAACGATGTCAAAATGAGAGAATGTTTTTTTCCAAAttgttaaaattattattcaaCGCTAGAACCTGGCTCTTTCCTTTAGCCTGTCTGTGGTGGACATTGTCATTAGGGGTCTGTTTTCCCTGCTCATTTTCACtgttttcctctctggcctttgAGTGGCACATTCCAGTTCTTTGGAAACGACTcacattattttcatttccaaCAGAGGGAAAGATATTGATGCACTTATCTCTACTCCATCATGGGAAATTTATACCCTTCAATACTCTTGTTTAAATTGTGGCTGTGCAAACAGTGTAAGGAGGAACTTCAAGCTAACCTATAAAAATACTTATGATTTCTTTATGCAATAACAGTaacattgttttaatattttcattaaagaATTACTTTTGTTACTTCTCTACAAAGATTTAAAAACACTTatgaaaacaccaaaaaaagcacTTTATAATCCTGAACTGATATGATATGCCTTGTGTGATTTACAACTAagaataatatagtatatatcctCTGAGTTAAAATTTCTGGATGATTCCAATGGCAATTTACAAGAAGAAGCTGTAAAGACTTACAGATGGGAGGATAGCAATGGCAAGGCTCTGGCTGTGaacaccagtaccaaaaaaaaaaaaaaagaaggattttcAATTTCAACTCCAATTAAGTTTTGAAAAGCTACACACTTGCTGATAGGCACTAAATGGTGAGAAGAATCTGTAAGAGTCATACACAAGATTTGTACGCAAGGCATGCTGGGCCTCTCCCTGTGACTGattgaagtatttttttccttgtgtttttttcccccttatattttaaataaaagtagaaatatacatatagtaaaagaaaaaaggcatagtACAGAGAGATCTAAAAGAACAATATGCTTCTCCCCCAACAGATCCATGTCTTTAAAATCTTTAATAGTTGTATGAGTAATTCACAAAGTAATATTGGTTTGGAGTCTTCTAGCTGCACATACTTTTCGAGCTGTTGGAACTGTCTTGCCTTGTCTTCTCTAACACCTCTGGTTCAGGGGAAAGTCCTGCAGTCTTCCCCTTCATGGGGCAAGTTTCACAGGCAACATGCACACAGCTGAGAGGCAGCAGAGTCCCCGCAGCACCTCTGATCTAGTCATGGCTCCCAGGGGATCATCCCTGAAAGTCAGGAATCCTGTTTACTAGCAAGACATttccaacaacaagaaaacctTCTCGACATTCAGATGAGGGATCTGATCCTTGTAAAATGGTGAGACTTGTCTCTGTCAGGTATATGGGGACACAATAGTAAAAAATCTTTAGTTACAATTgtacaaaaaggggctgggaatgtggcttagcagtagagtgcttgcctagcatgcatgaagccctgggtttgattcctcagcaccacataaacagaacagaaaaaagccgaagtggcgctgtggctcaagtggtagagtgctagccttgagcaaaaggaagccccaggactgacaaaaggaaaaaaattctacaaaaaaataaagggcCCCAGCCATAGACTTCCCCAGCAGTCAGGTGAAGGTCAAACCTTCACATGGGAGCAAAGGGCAGGTGAGAGGACTTGCGAGATTCCAGCTGAGGCTATAGATGGCACACTCCTGCCCCCAGCGGTTGGCTGGAGAGACTTACAGAGGGACGGGCGCTCAGCCGAGTCCTTCCTGAATGCCCCGGATCCTCCGGGCCAGCTGCACGTCCTTGGGGAAGAGAGTAACTCGGCCAGCGTGTATAGAGAGGAGATAGGCGTCCTCAAAAAGGTGAACCAGAAATGCTTCTGCTGcctgggacagagagagagagaaaaacacggACACAGATGAACAGACACTGCTTTTTCTTGGGAGACGTGGGGACCTTGAGGGATCAAGGGACTGAAGGGAAATGTTAAGGAAGTGGACTGAACTCGGCCACCACATGGAAGCCCTTTAAACTTTAACCTGGTTGTGTTCAGAAGCCCAGACCCAGCTTGTGACACATACTCCTCAGGCAGCCCAGGAATTCTAGAACCCTCTTCCACCCACTCCGCCACCAACTTCATTGTACCTTACCTCTTGAAGGGCCAACAGGGCCTGTGCTTGCCAATTGAAGTGGAGACCGCGAGTGAATTTACTGCATATTTCTCTCGCCTAGTGGATGAATGGGGTTAGGATGGGGATGAGTAGAGACTGATATTCAAGAGAGATGGACTCTCTCCGAGGGTCTCCAGAAATCTTCCCGTCATCATTCCATCCGGGCCCTTCACCTTAGGTGCTGGCAGGGAGCCAGTGTCACCTCCTGTAAGCTTTGGGACTGGcatctctgttgttgttgtttttttggccagtcctggggcttggactcagggcctgagcactgtccctggcttctttttgctcaaggctagcactctgccatttgagccacagcgccacttctggccattttctgtatatgtggtgctggggaattgaacccagggcctcatgtatacgaggcatgcactcttgccactaggccatatccccagcctggcatctctcttggtggtggtggcagaTAGCACCAATGATGAGGAGGCAAATTCCAGGGTAGGAAAAGGGATCAAAGGGTAGCTAGCATCCTGAGAGGGTTTAGTTATGCAATGGGGAGAAACCAATTCCATAAAGAATTGTAAGGTGCTGCTGGAGAGCTCATGTCTTCAGAAGAGGAGCTCCTTCCAGGTTAGAGATATCTCCCAACCATCTGGGTCAGAGTTGGTAGGGAACCTTTCTCTGGGAGAtttaaagaaaggagggaagcatGGGGTAACAGAAATTTCTCTATGGAGCTTACCACGCGGGCAAAGGGCAGCTTCCTTAACAAGAGGTGTGTGGTCTTCTGCAGCTTCCGGATCTCTTTAAGCCAGCCATGTCTCCGCTGGAAGGAAGGGCCTGAGCAAGAGAGTTGGTTCATGAAGGGAAGGTACAGGGCAAAACAGGTGGTGCCTTGCACCTTGTGTCAGACAAAGATAGCTATACAGACACTCAAGTCTAGACTTCAATAGCTTTTCTACTCACGGCTAGcacttgactacttgagccacacctctagttctggatttttttgttgttgttgttgtagggcttgaactctggcctggtcactgtctctgagcgctgcagcttaaggctagctagagtctaccacttgaaccacagtatcacttctggctttctggtggttaatccaAGATatgagtttcacggactttcctgctcaggctgctttgaaccaccatcctcagatctcagcttcctgaatagctaggattacaggcgtgagccaccagtacctggcttcctaGTTCTGGATTCTTttctggctcactggagataaatctccaggatttgtctgcttgagctggcttggaactgggatcttcagatctcagcctcctgagtagcgtgagctactggtacccagcaacAGCAGGGATTTTTGTCTACTTTATTCATTTTGATTTGTAGGAACCAAAAAACAGCAGATAGGTGCGAAGTCAATATTTGTTCAATGAATGGATGAGCCTTTGAGGTTTGTGTGCTTAACTTGTCAATGAATCCTTTCCCCATACACTTCCCTACTGACAGGCTGCACTCCGCCGGGGTCCAACAGTCTATGTCCTATTTTTCTCACCTATCTCATTATCTAGCACAGTTCCTTGCCTTGACTATCCTGGAGCACAGGGAAGTAAAGGCAGTTTGCTACAGTTCACCAGTGGCCAAGGAGAGACACTGCAAGTAGaataactcaaggctagtgctaggcCTATGAGGTTACAGATTTTGGTTTGAATTCtagtttcaacaacaacaaaaggaaaaagaaaccctcTAAAAGTAAAAAGCAAGGCCAGGTgatagaggctcatgcctgtatctttgttactcaggaggctgagatctgaggattgaggagcCAAACTAGTCTGGGCAAATTTGAGAGATTattatttggtttttttgtttgttttttattttgtaggtcatagagcttgaacttagggcctgggcgctgtccctgagctcttctgctcaaggttagggctctaccactttaagccgcagcaccacttctagcttgatgctagttaactggaggttaagtctcatggactttcctatgtgggctggctttgaattatgatccttaaatctcagcctcctgagtagttaggattataaggattacaggtgcgagccactagcacctggcctgagagactcttagctccaatttactagcaaaaagctacagggctaggaatgtggctgagtggtagagtgcttacctagcattcatgaagccctaggtttgattcctcagtaccacataaacagaaaaaagccagaaggaacactgtgactcaagtgttagagtgatagccttgggcaaaaagaagctcagcgacagtgctcaggccctgagtgcaagccccaagactggcaaaaaaaaaaaagcaaaaagctgagtgactgaagtggtaggacgtgcactagccttgagcagagggaaaaaaaaagtctgctaaGTTGAATACAGGATTACAAAAGGAAAAACCCCACCCAAAGATAGCCCTTGAAGGATAAAATGAACTACAGCAAGGCTATTCAGGGGCCAGCCAAGAAAACAGAACCCACACCAAGCAACACAAGAATCACCAAGAGCTATGGGGAAAGGGAGGCAACCCAGAAATGGCTGGGGCCTGGCAGCTGGCAGTGCAGACTTTATCCTGGATGATGTGAGGGCGTGAGGCCAAAGACCCAGGGCACTGTCCCGGGGACCTGTGGCACTTAAGAGAGGAGGGAGTACTGACTCTTAGGAGATAAGCTATAGGCTAcaatctctcttcccacaccagTTGTCTACTCCAGTCTCTGGAGGGCACCCTTGATTAGCAGTCACAGAAAACATAAAGATGAATATAAAACTGATGATCAAAAACAAGACCAATACCATGGAAGAAAGGACCCACACTCAAGATCAAAAGAACCTGGACCAGAGGAATCTGAATCAACGGAGGGGAGAGATATAGACTTTGAGACATAGATAATACTCTAAGAAAggcaagaaatttaaaaagggaaaaaaccaACCATGACCCAAGAACAAGCAGTTTTGAAAAGTAACGAACTGGAGAGATCATGGAAAACTGGGATTAAACCGTTTAATTTAAGAGCtgggacttgggctgggaatatggcttagtagcagagtgcttgccttgcatgcatgaagccctgggttccattcctcagcaccacataaacagaaaaagccggaaatggtactgtggctcaagtggtagagtgctagctttgagcaaaaaggaagccaggacagtgctcaggccctgagtccaagctcaaggactggcaaaaaattaaaaaaaaaaaaaaaagaattgggactttttaatttaaaaaaaatttttttgagaagAGAAGTAATACATGTTAAAGATCACATCCAGgtgtggtagttcatgcctgtcatcctgcccttgggaggtggaggcaggattaTCctgaatttgaggtcagcctgtcccccctccaaaaaaaggaCTGGATatatggttcaattggtagagtgtcaggcttgaagaaaaaaaaaatagggagaaCACctcgtccctgagttcaagcccgtgtgtgtgtgtgtgtgtgtgtgtgtgtgtgtgtgtgtgtgtgtgtgttggtgaggGTGAGAAGGAGATGCCCATGGCATATTAAGGGATTCAATCTGGACATAGGATTGCCTGAATTTGCATTTGGTTGGATATTGAGTCAAGAAAAAGGAACTTCTCAGCTCTGGCCCGTTCCAACAGTGGCTGTCAATATGAGTGGTATTTAAAGACACAGGATGGGATCCCTTCGAAGGGGGTAGAAGGGACAAGGAAGTTCAACATCATTGAGCAGGAGAAAGATGACACAGCTATCAAAACCATCAAAGGAGGGGgggtggctaggaatatggcctagtgttagagtacttgcctcatatacatgaagccctgggttccattcctcagcaccacataagtggcgctgtggctcaagcgatagagtgcta is part of the Perognathus longimembris pacificus isolate PPM17 chromosome 8, ASM2315922v1, whole genome shotgun sequence genome and harbors:
- the Cenpa gene encoding histone H3-like centromeric protein A yields the protein MGPRRKPETPRRRSASPARTRSESSTARRGPSGGPSFQRRHGWLKEIRKLQKTTHLLLRKLPFARVAREICSKFTRGLHFNWQAQALLALQEAAEAFLVHLFEDAYLLSIHAGRVTLFPKDVQLARRIRGIQEGLG